The bacterium region AAATATTCCAAATATTGATGAATTTGCCAAAAATGGTTCCTGTGGTCTTTCAATACCGGTTCTTCCGGGAATAACTCCTGGCAGTGGGCCCGGACATATTTCTCTTTTTGGGTATGACCCTATTAAAGTTCTCATAGGAAGAGGTGTTCTTGAATGCCTTGGAATAGGTGTAAATCTTGGGAAAGAAGATATTGCAATAAGAGGTAATTTTGCAACAATTGATGAAAATGACATTGTGACGGATAGAAGAGCAGGTAGGATTTCTACTGATGAAAATAAAAAAATTGTTGATTTAATTTCAAAAAATATTAAAGAAATAAATGGGGTAAAAATTTCAATAAACACTGTAAAAGAACATAGATGTGCAATTGTTTTAAGAGGGAAAAACCTTTCTCCTGATGTAAGTGAAAATGACCCACAAAAAGAAAATTTACCGCTTAAAGAAATATTACCTTTAAACCAGGAAGGTAAATTTACAGCTAGTGTTTTAAATGAGTTTGAAAAAAAAGTAAAAGAGATATTGAAAAATGTTAATTCAAAAGCAAAAGTAATTCTACTTAGAGGTATTTCAAAACTTCCTGATGTTCCAACTTTTCAAGAAAAATACAAACTTAAAAGTGCCTGTATTGCTACT contains the following coding sequences:
- a CDS encoding 2,3-bisphosphoglycerate-independent phosphoglycerate mutase, producing the protein MEYEEILPEIIGKNENKILLLVLDGLGGIPHPETGKTELETANIPNIDEFAKNGSCGLSIPVLPGITPGSGPGHISLFGYDPIKVLIGRGVLECLGIGVNLGKEDIAIRGNFATIDENDIVTDRRAGRISTDENKKIVDLISKNIKEINGVKISINTVKEHRCAIVLRGKNLSPDVSENDPQKENLPLKEILPLNQEGKFTASVLNEFEKKVKEILKNVNSKAKVILLRGISKLPDVPTFQEKYKLKSACIATYPMYKGISKVVGMDIIEVGETVEEEFDKLEKVYDNYEFFFLHIKKTDSMGEDGNFNGKVKFLEDVDKKIWRLKKLNFSAMAITGDHSTPSVLKGHSWHPVPLVIVSPNMIRDDIERFSERECAKGILGTIYAKQIMYLLLASSLKLGKFGA